One Brachybacterium kimchii genomic window carries:
- a CDS encoding GNAT family N-acetyltransferase, translating into MRADDAGAILEAFTSSPDMSRQGDVHDAASAEEYCTWLRGADRHAFAIVDDAAETARGGQGARGAQGRMIGLVAVSVDEGNRNGWFFYWLHPAHRGRGLASRAAAALAERALRPVDRGGWGLERLELGHRIDNPASGAVARAAGFLHEGTEREKFLIGGERVDVLAFGRLATDPAPSTPLLPWADGA; encoded by the coding sequence GTGCGGGCGGACGACGCCGGAGCGATCCTCGAGGCCTTCACGTCCTCCCCGGACATGTCGCGCCAGGGCGATGTGCACGATGCGGCGTCGGCCGAGGAGTACTGCACCTGGTTGCGCGGCGCGGACCGGCACGCCTTCGCGATCGTCGACGACGCGGCCGAGACCGCCCGCGGCGGGCAGGGCGCGCGGGGCGCGCAGGGCCGCATGATCGGCCTGGTCGCCGTGAGCGTCGACGAGGGCAACCGCAACGGCTGGTTCTTCTACTGGCTGCACCCCGCGCACCGCGGACGCGGTCTCGCCTCGCGCGCGGCGGCCGCTCTCGCCGAGCGCGCGCTGCGGCCCGTCGACCGGGGCGGGTGGGGGCTTGAGCGCCTCGAGCTCGGACACCGCATCGACAACCCCGCCTCCGGCGCCGTCGCCCGGGCAGCCGGTTTCCTGCACGAGGGCACCGAGCGCGAGAAGTTCCTCATCGGCGGCGAGCGCGTGGACGTCCTCGCCTTTGGTCGCCTCGCGACCGATCCCGCCCCGTCCACCCCGCTTCTGCCCTGGGCCGACGGGGCCTGA
- a CDS encoding amino acid permease, giving the protein MGKVPRVTHSPSSTTSTSTGSDVPGSRAPDAPHLERSLGNRHIQLIAIGGAIGTGLFMGSGKTISVAGPSVLLVYVVIGFMLYFVMRAMGEILLSRREYRNFADFTGDLLGPWAAFFTGWTYWFCWVVTAVADVIVIASVYLRDLVPMLPGWATPVLAIVVIALLIGLNLPTVRAFGETEFWFAMVKIVAILALIVLGLVLVLTGFETSAGPSSFTHLWADGGFFPRGFTGFVAAFQIATFAFVGIELVGTAAAETRDPEKNLPRAVRSIPVRILLFYVGALVILMSVMPWTEYSADDSPFIQVFATAGLPAAAAIVNLVVLTSAMSSANSGIYSTSRMVFGLATQNDAPRLFARVSRRHVPQNALFLTGVMLLASVVLLVFGLGESTAFSVVTTVSSLCFMFVWTMILLSYLAYRRRRPQDHAASRFRMPLSGVMPFVVMAFFAFLLWAFTGASDTLAGLLATPVWFLLVAIGYVLIRRDGAHAAQREEFRARAAREKDEAARWRTEPVERV; this is encoded by the coding sequence ATGGGTAAGGTCCCGCGGGTGACTCACTCCCCATCCTCCACGACATCGACGTCGACCGGCTCGGATGTCCCGGGCTCGCGCGCCCCCGACGCCCCGCACCTCGAGCGCTCGCTCGGTAACCGCCACATCCAGCTGATCGCGATCGGCGGCGCCATCGGCACGGGCCTGTTCATGGGGTCGGGCAAGACGATCTCGGTGGCGGGCCCGTCCGTGCTGCTCGTCTACGTGGTCATCGGCTTCATGCTCTACTTCGTGATGCGCGCGATGGGCGAGATCCTGCTCTCGCGCCGCGAGTACCGGAACTTCGCCGATTTCACCGGCGACCTGCTCGGTCCCTGGGCGGCGTTCTTCACCGGCTGGACCTACTGGTTCTGCTGGGTGGTCACCGCGGTGGCCGACGTCATCGTGATCGCCTCGGTCTACCTCCGAGACCTGGTGCCGATGTTGCCGGGCTGGGCCACACCCGTCCTCGCGATCGTGGTGATCGCCCTGCTCATCGGCCTGAATCTTCCGACGGTGCGCGCCTTCGGCGAGACCGAGTTCTGGTTCGCCATGGTCAAGATCGTCGCGATCCTCGCGCTCATCGTCCTGGGGCTCGTGCTCGTGCTCACGGGCTTCGAGACCTCGGCAGGTCCCTCGAGCTTCACCCATCTGTGGGCCGACGGCGGCTTCTTCCCGCGCGGCTTCACAGGCTTCGTCGCCGCCTTCCAGATCGCCACCTTCGCCTTCGTGGGCATCGAGCTGGTGGGCACCGCGGCCGCCGAGACCCGCGACCCCGAGAAGAACCTGCCGCGCGCGGTGCGCTCGATCCCCGTGCGCATCCTGCTGTTCTACGTGGGAGCCCTCGTGATCCTCATGTCGGTGATGCCGTGGACGGAGTACAGCGCCGACGACTCCCCGTTCATCCAGGTCTTCGCGACCGCGGGGCTGCCCGCGGCCGCCGCGATCGTGAACCTCGTGGTGCTGACCTCCGCCATGTCCTCGGCGAACTCCGGGATCTACTCGACCTCCCGGATGGTGTTCGGCCTCGCCACCCAGAACGACGCGCCGCGCCTGTTCGCACGCGTCTCGCGCCGTCACGTCCCGCAGAACGCCCTGTTCCTCACGGGAGTGATGCTGCTGGCCTCGGTGGTGCTGCTCGTGTTCGGCCTGGGGGAGTCGACCGCGTTCTCCGTGGTCACCACCGTCTCTTCGCTGTGCTTCATGTTCGTGTGGACGATGATCCTGCTGAGCTACCTGGCCTACCGCCGGCGGCGCCCGCAGGACCACGCCGCGAGCCGCTTCCGGATGCCGCTGAGCGGCGTGATGCCCTTCGTCGTGATGGCGTTCTTCGCCTTCCTGCTGTGGGCGTTCACGGGCGCGTCGGACACCCTCGCGGGCCTCCTCGCGACCCCCGTCTGGTTCCTGCTGGTCGCGATCGGCTACGTGCTGATCCGACGGGACGGCGCGCACGCCGCCCAGCGCGAGGAGTTCCGGGCGCGGGCCGCCCGCGAGAAGGACGAGGCGGCCCGCTGGCGGACCGAGCCCGTCGAGCGGGTCTAG
- a CDS encoding glutathione peroxidase → MTTLHDFTVRTAEGASTDLSQYAGQAVLVVNVASKCGLTPQLDGLQHLQEQYREQGLVVLGFPCDQFAGQMPGSDEDAVTFCRTAYGVDFPILAKIDVNGEDADPLYRWLRSQRSGKDGADIEWNFAKFLIGPDGAVVDRFDPTVEPADLRGPIDAVLAAA, encoded by the coding sequence ATGACCACGCTTCACGACTTCACCGTGCGCACCGCCGAGGGCGCCTCCACCGACCTCTCGCAGTACGCGGGGCAGGCCGTCCTCGTGGTGAACGTCGCCTCGAAGTGCGGGCTCACCCCGCAGCTCGACGGCCTCCAGCACCTGCAGGAGCAGTACCGCGAGCAGGGCCTGGTGGTCCTCGGCTTCCCCTGCGACCAGTTCGCCGGCCAGATGCCCGGGAGCGACGAGGACGCCGTCACCTTCTGCCGCACCGCCTACGGCGTCGACTTCCCGATCCTCGCGAAGATCGACGTCAACGGCGAGGACGCCGACCCGCTCTACCGATGGCTGCGCTCGCAGCGCTCCGGCAAGGACGGAGCGGACATCGAGTGGAACTTCGCGAAGTTCCTCATCGGGCCCGACGGCGCGGTCGTCGACCGCTTCGACCCGACCGTCGAGCCCGCCGACCTGCGCGGTCCCATCGACGCCGTGCTGGCCGCGGCGTGA
- a CDS encoding o-succinylbenzoate synthase, producing the protein MRIPAALREQGIEDARCWSIPMTTRFRGITVRDGVVLRGPEGWAEFSPFWDYDPAESAAWLRCALADATAPRPAPLRGSIEVNATIPVVPPALAHRLARVGGARTAKVKVADVASSLPEDLERLEAVRDALGPDARIRVDANARWDRDESISAIPQLDRAAGGLEYVEQPVASLEDLVAVRRAVDVPIAADELVRRAEDPLRVARAGAADVLVMKVQPLGGVARCLELAAEADLPVVVSSALESSVGLSAGLAFAAALPELTHACGLATGVLLTGDLVAAPLRADGGTIPVERPRPEPELLESHGAPRELTARWEQRLEACAQLL; encoded by the coding sequence ATGCGCATCCCCGCCGCCCTGCGCGAGCAGGGCATCGAGGACGCCCGCTGCTGGTCGATCCCGATGACCACCCGCTTCCGCGGGATCACCGTGCGCGACGGCGTGGTGCTGCGGGGTCCCGAGGGCTGGGCCGAGTTCTCCCCGTTCTGGGACTACGACCCGGCGGAATCGGCCGCCTGGCTGCGCTGCGCACTCGCCGACGCGACCGCCCCGCGCCCCGCGCCCCTGCGCGGGAGCATCGAGGTGAACGCGACGATCCCCGTCGTCCCGCCCGCTCTCGCGCACCGTCTGGCGAGGGTGGGCGGCGCCCGGACCGCGAAGGTGAAGGTCGCGGACGTCGCCTCGAGCCTGCCCGAGGACCTCGAGCGCCTGGAGGCCGTGCGCGACGCCCTGGGGCCGGACGCCCGCATCCGCGTGGACGCGAACGCCCGCTGGGACCGCGACGAGTCGATCAGTGCGATCCCGCAGCTGGACCGCGCCGCGGGCGGCCTCGAATACGTCGAGCAGCCCGTCGCCTCGCTCGAGGACCTCGTGGCCGTGCGCCGCGCCGTCGACGTGCCGATCGCGGCCGACGAGCTCGTGCGCCGCGCCGAGGACCCTCTGCGCGTGGCCCGCGCGGGCGCGGCGGACGTGCTCGTGATGAAGGTGCAGCCCCTCGGGGGCGTGGCACGCTGCCTCGAGCTCGCCGCCGAGGCGGACCTCCCCGTGGTCGTCTCGAGCGCCCTGGAGTCGAGCGTCGGACTGAGCGCGGGCCTCGCCTTCGCCGCCGCCCTGCCCGAGCTGACCCACGCCTGCGGGCTCGCGACCGGAGTCCTGCTCACGGGCGATCTCGTCGCCGCACCGCTGCGCGCCGACGGCGGCACGATCCCGGTCGAGCGCCCGCGGCCCGAGCCCGAGCTGCTCGAGTCCCACGGCGCGCCGCGCGAGCTGACTGCCCGTTGGGAGCAGCGCCTCGAGGCGTGCGCGCAGCTGCTGTGA
- the menD gene encoding 2-succinyl-5-enolpyruvyl-6-hydroxy-3-cyclohexene-1-carboxylic-acid synthase, which translates to MTEHPAPARRPLRADPEPMTIPVPAPLGSGAVEEAVAIWRTLVALGVRHAAISPGSRSAPLVYALEDPEIAGRFEAHVRIDERAAAFTALGISRRDPASPGVVVTTSGTATAHLHAAVLEAHHSRTPLIVLTADRPIELRDVGANQATHQVGIYGDAVRFATDLPAPSRDAATEVELRTAVSTLARAVAAATGPHPGPVHVNLCLRDPLVPRVGTVDGRASAQSGTEPEPGRGDRLVVTRRIPPREPAPVALAPDPCAVVVAGDGAGSAARAFAEAHRLPLLAEPSSGSRGGPSMVTGYPQLLAQVMADPDHPLRPSQAIVFGHPTLSRPVVGALLGAADVETIIVDPTSSWTDASRTASLVVPALALPDADGREDSAPRLEDWRREGALLVEASEPTWQQRAALAVWEATGEDDTLVLGSSSLVRDLEQLAPAARGRVLAGRGLAGIDGMASTAGGYALAAEHADAGRADAGRVRLLVGDVTALHDLTGLIVGPLERRPALDVIVVDDSGGRIFSGLEHRRAHPELLERFFTTPHGADIAAAARALGVDAVRCEGPQALESLVSGLGQPGDGLRMIVVGP; encoded by the coding sequence ATGACCGAGCACCCCGCGCCCGCCCGCCGCCCTCTCCGGGCGGATCCGGAGCCGATGACCATTCCCGTGCCCGCGCCCCTGGGCTCCGGTGCGGTCGAGGAGGCCGTGGCGATCTGGCGCACCCTGGTCGCGCTCGGCGTGCGGCACGCGGCGATCAGCCCGGGCTCGCGCTCGGCGCCGCTCGTGTACGCGCTCGAGGATCCGGAGATCGCGGGCCGTTTCGAGGCGCACGTGCGGATCGACGAGCGCGCCGCCGCGTTCACGGCCCTCGGCATCTCCCGGCGCGATCCGGCATCGCCGGGCGTCGTGGTGACCACCTCGGGCACCGCGACGGCGCATCTGCACGCCGCAGTCCTCGAGGCCCACCACTCCCGCACCCCGCTGATCGTGCTCACCGCCGACCGGCCCATCGAGCTGCGCGACGTCGGTGCGAACCAGGCCACCCACCAGGTCGGCATCTACGGGGACGCGGTGCGCTTCGCGACCGATCTCCCGGCCCCCTCGCGGGACGCGGCGACGGAGGTCGAGCTGCGCACCGCCGTGAGCACCCTCGCGCGGGCCGTCGCCGCCGCGACCGGACCGCATCCGGGCCCTGTCCACGTGAACCTGTGCCTGCGCGATCCGCTCGTGCCCCGCGTCGGGACGGTCGACGGGCGCGCCTCGGCACAGTCGGGGACGGAGCCGGAGCCCGGGCGCGGCGATCGCCTGGTCGTCACCCGACGGATCCCTCCTCGCGAGCCCGCACCGGTCGCGCTCGCGCCCGATCCGTGCGCCGTCGTCGTCGCCGGGGACGGCGCGGGATCCGCGGCCCGCGCGTTCGCCGAGGCCCACCGGCTGCCCCTGCTTGCCGAGCCGAGCTCCGGATCCCGCGGCGGACCCAGCATGGTCACGGGCTACCCGCAGCTGCTCGCGCAGGTCATGGCCGACCCCGACCACCCGCTGCGGCCCTCGCAGGCGATCGTCTTCGGTCACCCGACGCTCTCGCGGCCCGTGGTCGGCGCACTGCTGGGCGCCGCCGACGTCGAGACGATCATCGTCGACCCGACCTCCTCCTGGACCGACGCCTCCCGCACAGCCTCCCTCGTGGTGCCCGCCCTCGCCCTGCCCGACGCTGATGGCCGCGAGGACAGCGCCCCGCGGCTCGAGGACTGGCGCCGTGAGGGCGCGCTCCTCGTGGAGGCGTCCGAGCCGACGTGGCAGCAGCGCGCGGCGCTCGCCGTCTGGGAGGCGACGGGGGAGGACGACACCCTCGTGCTGGGCTCCTCGTCCCTGGTGAGGGATCTCGAGCAGCTCGCCCCGGCCGCACGCGGCAGGGTGCTCGCCGGCCGTGGCCTGGCCGGGATCGACGGGATGGCCTCGACCGCGGGCGGATACGCGCTCGCCGCCGAGCACGCCGATGCAGGGCGCGCCGACGCCGGGCGCGTCCGCCTGCTCGTGGGCGACGTGACGGCGCTGCACGACCTCACGGGCCTGATCGTCGGCCCCCTCGAGCGCCGCCCCGCGCTGGACGTGATCGTGGTCGACGACTCCGGCGGCCGCATCTTCTCCGGGCTCGAGCACCGGCGCGCGCATCCCGAGCTCCTCGAGCGCTTCTTCACGACCCCGCACGGCGCCGACATCGCCGCCGCGGCGCGCGCGCTCGGCGTCGACGCGGTGCGGTGCGAGGGTCCGCAGGCCCTCGAATCCCTGGTCAGCGGCCTCGGGCAGCCGGGCGACGGGCTCCGCATGATCGTCGTCGGCCCCTGA
- a CDS encoding S1C family serine protease, translating to MSSEESNAPQGTGAQDGSGTRRPSDDTAEQPTATDPTEQLGRVEETQRLDGLGADGYGPVSSGGDPYGGASPAPAAYGWSDPQSPHSAQSAQSAHSAQGPSASPSWGAPASGAAGAAAPAGVPAAQGPEPAIQGSAPATRRRGPGWVGVAGLVMAGMLLSSGLTLGGVIAYDQVDGQGARSASSSTSSSSTKTADASPVAQDGDNPNWENVSEKVSPSTVAISVSTASGQAEGTGVIYREDGTIITNNHVVSGAQKVEVSLTDGRTYTARVIGTDATTDLAAIKLEDPPDDLTPASFGESDDVAVGEDVMAVGTPLGLENTVTTGIISAVHRPVTTQGEAVDGSDSTYSSALQTDAAINPGNSGGPLVDASGAVVGINSSIATFSQEGESSSSQSGSIGLGFAIPSDTVTLIVDQLIESGSAKHALLGVTAQDSSQDVSGASYRGALVRSVERSSGASDAGLKEGDLITQVDGVPVNGAAALTGMVRGLEVGSSHKLTIVRDQKEITKDVTLTEAG from the coding sequence ATGTCATCCGAGGAATCGAACGCCCCGCAGGGCACCGGAGCCCAGGACGGGTCCGGCACCCGCCGCCCGTCCGACGACACCGCAGAGCAGCCGACCGCCACCGATCCCACCGAGCAGCTCGGTCGGGTCGAGGAGACCCAGCGCCTCGACGGCCTCGGGGCCGACGGGTACGGCCCCGTATCGTCGGGCGGCGATCCCTACGGCGGCGCGTCCCCGGCACCCGCCGCCTACGGATGGAGCGATCCGCAGAGCCCTCACAGCGCCCAGAGCGCCCAGAGCGCGCACAGCGCGCAGGGCCCGTCGGCCTCCCCGAGCTGGGGAGCGCCCGCGAGCGGCGCGGCCGGCGCTGCGGCGCCCGCCGGCGTCCCCGCCGCGCAGGGCCCGGAGCCCGCGATCCAGGGCTCGGCACCTGCGACCCGGCGCCGCGGTCCGGGCTGGGTGGGCGTCGCGGGCCTGGTGATGGCCGGCATGCTGCTCAGCAGCGGGCTCACCCTGGGCGGCGTCATCGCCTACGACCAGGTCGACGGGCAGGGTGCGCGCTCCGCCTCGTCGTCGACGTCGTCGAGCAGCACGAAGACGGCGGACGCGAGCCCCGTCGCCCAGGACGGCGACAACCCGAACTGGGAGAACGTCTCGGAGAAGGTCTCGCCGAGCACGGTCGCGATCTCCGTGAGCACGGCCTCGGGGCAGGCCGAGGGGACCGGCGTGATCTACCGCGAGGACGGCACGATCATCACGAACAACCACGTGGTCTCCGGTGCGCAGAAGGTCGAGGTGTCCCTCACCGACGGCCGCACGTACACCGCCCGGGTGATCGGCACCGACGCGACCACCGACCTCGCCGCGATCAAGCTGGAGGACCCCCCGGACGACCTCACCCCGGCCTCCTTCGGGGAGTCCGACGACGTCGCGGTCGGCGAGGACGTGATGGCCGTCGGCACCCCGCTCGGACTCGAGAACACCGTGACCACGGGCATCATCTCCGCCGTGCATCGTCCCGTGACCACGCAGGGCGAGGCCGTCGACGGCTCCGACTCGACCTACTCGTCGGCCCTGCAGACCGATGCCGCGATCAACCCCGGCAACTCCGGCGGCCCGCTGGTGGACGCGAGCGGGGCGGTCGTCGGCATCAACTCCTCGATCGCGACCTTCTCCCAGGAGGGGGAGTCCTCGTCCTCGCAGTCCGGGAGCATCGGCCTGGGATTCGCGATCCCCTCGGACACCGTCACTCTCATCGTCGACCAGCTGATCGAGAGCGGGAGCGCGAAGCACGCCCTTCTCGGCGTGACCGCGCAGGACAGCAGCCAGGACGTCTCCGGCGCCAGCTACCGCGGGGCGCTCGTGCGCTCGGTCGAGCGCAGCTCGGGGGCCTCGGACGCCGGCCTGAAGGAGGGCGACCTCATCACCCAGGTCGACGGCGTGCCCGTGAACGGCGCGGCCGCGTTGACCGGCATGGTGCGCGGCCTCGAGGTCGGCTCCTCCCACAAGCTCACGATCGTGCGCGACCAGAAGGAGATCACCAAGGACGTGACCCTCACCGAGGCCGGCTGA
- a CDS encoding isochorismate synthase, protein MSTSEPVPDPSAVAAHSAPDAPRAHAGSAATPALRVRTLRLEDEIDLPAHLPRDLTAAWLRHGQGMVGIGTAWTCTTSGPDRFEDASARFRELAAAARIDDEVGTRGSGLIAFGSFSYSASSPRPSTLLVPRAILGVLDNDPFLTLVDVLDEQEDAPDAAGAAPTDWRDLFPSTPRAERTRVQIDPDHTPDEYQELVRRALGMIEEGRAQKIVLSESSTVHLEQAQPVATLLSRLAESYPTTWVYHLSDVIGATPEMLADTEHGRLFSRVLAGSRPVAEGSELAEQDRRAFRSDAKELAEHAFAIDSVTSRLADLTTEITASAEPFVLRLPGLEHLASDVAGELREGVTSLDVAGRLHPSAAVSGTPREAADAAIAELEVRDRGGYASPVGWMDAEGDGQWAIALRMAHLETPTRVRVQSGGGLVAGSDPVLEHAEALAKSRPVLRAIGRPED, encoded by the coding sequence ATGTCCACCTCAGAGCCCGTCCCCGATCCGTCCGCCGTCGCCGCGCACTCCGCGCCGGATGCGCCCCGCGCACACGCCGGGTCCGCCGCGACGCCCGCGCTGCGCGTGCGCACCCTGCGCCTCGAGGACGAGATCGACCTGCCCGCCCACCTGCCGCGCGACCTCACCGCCGCCTGGCTGCGCCACGGCCAGGGCATGGTGGGCATCGGCACCGCCTGGACCTGCACCACGAGCGGCCCTGACCGCTTCGAGGACGCCTCCGCGCGCTTCCGCGAGCTCGCCGCCGCGGCCCGCATCGACGACGAGGTCGGCACGCGCGGCAGCGGACTCATCGCCTTCGGCAGCTTCTCCTACTCAGCGAGCTCCCCGCGCCCCTCCACGCTGCTGGTGCCGCGCGCGATCCTCGGAGTGCTCGACAACGATCCGTTCCTCACCCTCGTCGACGTGCTCGACGAGCAGGAGGACGCGCCGGACGCGGCCGGCGCCGCCCCGACGGACTGGCGGGACCTGTTCCCCTCGACCCCGCGGGCCGAGCGCACGCGCGTGCAGATCGACCCGGACCACACGCCCGACGAGTACCAGGAGCTGGTGCGCCGCGCGCTCGGGATGATCGAGGAGGGCCGCGCGCAGAAGATCGTGCTCTCGGAGTCCTCGACCGTGCACCTCGAGCAGGCGCAGCCGGTGGCGACCCTGCTCAGCCGCCTCGCCGAGTCCTACCCGACCACCTGGGTCTACCACCTGTCCGACGTCATCGGCGCGACCCCGGAGATGCTGGCAGACACCGAGCACGGACGGCTCTTCAGCCGCGTCCTCGCCGGCAGCCGTCCTGTCGCCGAGGGCTCGGAGCTCGCCGAGCAGGACCGTCGGGCCTTCCGCAGCGACGCCAAGGAGCTGGCCGAGCACGCCTTCGCGATCGACTCCGTGACCTCGCGCCTGGCGGACCTCACCACGGAGATCACCGCCTCCGCCGAGCCGTTCGTGCTGCGCCTTCCCGGCCTCGAGCATCTCGCCTCGGACGTCGCGGGAGAGCTGCGCGAGGGAGTCACGAGCCTGGACGTGGCGGGTCGTCTGCACCCGTCGGCCGCCGTGAGCGGCACCCCGCGGGAGGCGGCCGACGCCGCGATCGCCGAGCTCGAGGTCCGGGACCGCGGCGGCTACGCCTCCCCCGTGGGCTGGATGGACGCCGAGGGCGACGGGCAGTGGGCGATCGCCCTGCGCATGGCCCACCTGGAGACGCCGACGCGGGTGCGCGTCCAGTCCGGCGGCGGTCTCGTCGCGGGATCGGATCCGGTGCTCGAGCACGCCGAGGCGCTCGCGAAGTCACGGCCCGTGCTGCGAGCCATCGGCCGCCCCGAGGACTGA
- a CDS encoding cell division protein PerM — protein sequence MAGNGGGGGRGREDRTRTDRGDVRLDSPVLAGALAALGALATGLAITVVPALVAQLSSAQGSLGVLGAILLALDALVLGHGGSLLLQAGSVTGSIAVMPFGLTIVLLVVVALAARRAVRRLRPISADGALRARALRDGGMCLGALVVVYTVGLGVLAAIARSTLVHAVVPSAVVSGALVSVVGGLAGALLALRRRGGGGIPEVRILSLLPAPYGSVARAVLLALAGLAASAALVCTAMIAVRFGAVASLHESLHAGFWGSVVLLLLQLALFPLIVVWVLVVILGGSVTLGAGSVISLAGAETTVMPALPLLGIVPDPGTAPWWTRLLLVLPVVAVALGAIRLCRDLVGEETDSASAEPVLRERVIALVAYAVALLLLVLLIAGLATGGIGDGSLEALGPRIGSLLLPLLGVVVVPTAAVAAVCLTPALPWARARWAGLRGRVEAAESRENGSESSHEHRAEGSRGSSRADRTDDEPAGVRDADASVRTPSDPPSS from the coding sequence GTGGCAGGCAACGGCGGAGGCGGCGGCAGGGGTCGCGAGGACCGGACCCGCACGGACCGGGGCGATGTGCGGCTGGACTCGCCGGTGCTCGCGGGGGCGCTCGCCGCCCTCGGCGCGCTCGCCACGGGCCTCGCGATCACCGTGGTCCCGGCGCTCGTCGCCCAGCTCTCCTCCGCCCAGGGATCCCTCGGCGTGCTCGGCGCGATCCTGCTGGCCCTGGACGCGCTCGTCCTGGGGCACGGCGGCAGCCTGCTGCTGCAGGCGGGCTCGGTCACCGGCTCGATCGCCGTGATGCCCTTCGGACTCACGATCGTGCTGCTCGTGGTCGTCGCCCTCGCGGCCCGGCGCGCGGTGCGTCGCCTCCGCCCGATCTCGGCCGACGGCGCCCTGCGGGCCCGAGCCCTGCGCGACGGCGGCATGTGCCTGGGCGCCCTCGTGGTCGTCTACACCGTCGGGCTCGGCGTGCTCGCCGCGATCGCCCGCAGCACGCTCGTGCACGCGGTGGTGCCCTCCGCGGTGGTCTCCGGGGCGCTGGTCTCCGTGGTCGGAGGCCTCGCCGGTGCGCTGCTCGCCCTGCGTCGACGCGGCGGCGGAGGCATTCCCGAGGTGCGCATCCTCTCGCTCCTCCCCGCCCCCTACGGCTCCGTCGCCCGGGCGGTGCTCCTCGCGCTCGCCGGCCTCGCCGCCTCCGCGGCGCTCGTGTGCACGGCGATGATCGCCGTGCGCTTCGGCGCCGTGGCTTCGCTCCATGAGTCCCTGCACGCGGGCTTCTGGGGGTCCGTGGTGCTCCTGCTGCTGCAGCTCGCCCTGTTCCCGCTGATCGTCGTGTGGGTGCTCGTGGTCATCCTCGGCGGCTCGGTCACGCTCGGGGCGGGCAGCGTGATCAGCCTGGCGGGCGCCGAGACCACGGTCATGCCGGCCCTCCCGCTGCTGGGCATCGTGCCGGATCCGGGCACCGCGCCGTGGTGGACGCGCCTGCTGCTCGTGCTGCCCGTGGTCGCGGTCGCGCTCGGCGCGATCCGCCTGTGCCGCGACCTGGTGGGGGAGGAGACCGACAGCGCCTCCGCGGAGCCGGTGCTGCGCGAGCGCGTGATCGCCCTCGTCGCCTACGCGGTCGCCCTGCTGCTGCTCGTGCTGCTCATCGCGGGCCTCGCCACCGGCGGCATCGGCGACGGCTCGCTGGAGGCGCTGGGGCCGCGGATCGGCTCCCTGCTGCTGCCTCTGCTGGGGGTCGTCGTGGTGCCCACCGCCGCCGTCGCAGCGGTGTGCCTCACGCCGGCCCTGCCCTGGGCGCGCGCCCGGTGGGCGGGGCTGCGCGGTCGCGTCGAGGCGGCCGAGTCCCGCGAGAACGGGAGCGAGAGCTCCCATGAGCACCGGGCCGAGGGATCCCGCGGGAGCTCCCGCGCGGATCGCACCGACGACGAGCCCGCCGGCGTCCGGGACGCCGACGCCTCGGTCAGGACCCCGTCAGACCCTCCATCCAGCTGA
- the purN gene encoding phosphoribosylglycinamide formyltransferase, whose amino-acid sequence MAPARIVVLISGTGSNLAALLAAQQERECPFEIVGVIADRAASGLAHAQSAGVPTAVVRKGDHPDRAAWDEALAREVAALSPDLVVLAGFMKLIGPPLLESRPGRIINTHPALLPSFPGAHGVRDALAHGVKVSGASVIEVDPGVDTGRILAQRAVDVLPEDTEETLHERIKVVEREMLVDVVRELSRTLAS is encoded by the coding sequence GTGGCTCCAGCACGCATCGTCGTCCTCATCTCCGGCACCGGCAGCAATCTCGCCGCGCTCCTCGCCGCGCAGCAGGAGCGGGAGTGCCCCTTCGAGATCGTCGGCGTGATCGCCGACCGCGCCGCCTCCGGCCTCGCGCATGCGCAGAGCGCGGGCGTGCCGACGGCCGTCGTCCGGAAGGGCGACCACCCTGATCGCGCGGCCTGGGACGAGGCCCTGGCCCGCGAGGTCGCCGCCCTCTCGCCGGATCTCGTGGTGCTCGCCGGCTTCATGAAGCTCATCGGCCCGCCGCTGCTCGAGTCCCGGCCCGGGCGCATCATCAACACGCATCCCGCCCTGCTGCCGTCCTTCCCCGGTGCCCACGGGGTGCGCGACGCCCTCGCCCACGGGGTGAAGGTGAGCGGGGCCAGCGTCATCGAGGTCGACCCGGGCGTCGACACGGGGCGGATCCTCGCCCAGCGCGCCGTGGACGTCCTGCCCGAGGACACCGAGGAGACCCTCCACGAGCGCATCAAGGTCGTCGAGCGCGAGATGCTCGTCGACGTGGTGCGCGAGCTCTCGCGCACGCTCGCCTCCTGA